A window of Cyanobacteriota bacterium genomic DNA:
GATCTAAGCACAGATCAACTCAAAGCAAAAATCCTTAGCGGTGATACTGAAGACATCAAAGCAAGAGTCAATGGACTAGCACCTGAAAGCAAAGCAGAGCTTAATAAAATGATTCAGTCAATCTTAAAAAAAGATCAGCAAGAAAAAGATTTAAATCAAAGTAATGCAGTCCAAAGAAGTCTAGCAATGACAGCCCCTCCTCCAAATATCGATCAAAACAGTTTAGACTTTAATACAATGTTCAGCTAACTACAAAGCCCTACCACAAGTCAGATCCCCATCTCTTTGCATAAATATTTTGTGTTGTCTGTCTGTCGTCAAATAACCTTCAAAGATAGCCTTTTTGATTAAACCATTGTGTGAGTAAGTTACCATCAGGTTTCTGCGCATAGTTTGATCAATTTCAATATTGTCGTTGGTTGAATAGCAAAGCCAAGTCTTGGCATCAGCTCTTTTCTCAAAAACATAATTATCCAAGCTCATATCAAGCCCTTGTTCAATATGATCAGCGATAGTGAAGATCTTAGTTTTGGGCTCACCAGAAATATCAATCAATAAATCATAGGCACGTTCTTTGGGGGCAGGTTGTTTGTCAATTTGGATTGGTTGTTTAGTTTTCTTGGCTTTTTTGGCTTTGACTTCTGCGATCTTTTCTTTGGTGAGGTCTTCTTGGATTGCTGCTTGCAGTGCAAGAGCTTCGGTAAATTTGTCTTCTTCTTTTACTACGAGTTCTTGTTCTTTGTTTTCAAGTTCTTGTTTGCCAGTATCAAAGGCAGATCCGATATTGAGTTGAATACCCTCACTAATACAAAAGACATAGGCAAGTGCTGCTTGGACATCTTCTATTTGCAAGCCTCTATTGCTTCTTAATATATCTGTTTGAGACATACCTTCAGCGAAACTCAACAAGAGATCAGCAACCGTAATCCTGGTTCCTTTAATACGTGCTTTGCCAGAACATACATTCTGGTCAATAACAATTCTGTTTTCTGCTATTTTTTTCAAGTCCATAGACGTACGCAATTTGATAGCCTCCTAGCTACCTCTGATTATATTCTGCCCAAACTATAAAATGACGATCCCGGGTATCTCCATTTTTAATCCATTCGCAACAATTATCTTCCCAACCCCAGCCCGGGTATCACAAAAACCACACCCCGGGTATCACAAAAAGCACACCCCGGGTATCACAAATAAAATCAAAACACTATATTTTTAGTCAAAATATTGTTGGATTAATACAAAATTATACAAAATTTGTGATACCCGGGGTGGGGTTTGGCTAGAATTTGCGTTATTGCGAAATTAGACTATAATTTATTTGCTTATGGATTTACTAGCTCAGTTTTCGCACATACCCTTCTATATATTAGCTGCAGCTGCAGTTATATGCTCACTGGGAATGATATTTTTGGATAACCTGGTAAGAGCTGGCTTTTTATTAATTGGAGCCTTCAGCGCGATTGCAGGAATATACTTCCTCTTAAACGCCAACTTCGTTGCAGTCTCGCAAATACTAATTTATGCAGTCGGAATAGTCTTGGTCATTATCTTTGCAGTGATGCTTTGTAATCTGAAACAAAAACCAAGTGATGTTGATGATACTGAAGACAAAGTCGAACTGAACACAAGAAATATATTGGCACTAATAGTTTCAACAGGATTATTTACATTAATGGTCAAAGTCATTACTTCACAAGACTGGGATACAATATCAAAACTAACTGGAGCAAAAGACAACCTTGCTGACATAGATGAAGTCACAGGGCTTTATACAGCCAGAATAGGTCAATTAATGCTTAGTAACTATATAGTGGCTTTTGAATTGATCTCAGTATTATTACTGATCGTGCTCGTTGGAGCGATCATACTTTCAAAAAAAGAATTAGAAACAAAGGAAGCCGCTTAGACAAAGCTAAAGGATAAACTAATGGAAATCGGACTAAATCACTACTTAATTCTCTCAGCACTTTTGTTCTCAATTGGTGTCTATGGCTTGATCACAAGGAACAACGCCTTCCGTGTACTCATGAGCATCGAAGTAATTCTAAACGCAATCAATATCAACTTTGTAGCTTTTGCACACTATATCGATCCAATCATGGTTAAAGGACAAGTCTTCAGCTTGTTTGTCATGGCAATTGCAGCTGCAGAAGCAGCCATCGGTCTTGCCCTACTGTTATTAATATACAGAAACAGGGTAAACATCAGAATGGATAGCTTTGCTACCATGAAGTGGTAATTATGTCTGATACACTAAAAAGAGATGCAGAATATCTGTCCCCTGCTTTGGGACGTGCCTTTGATCTTGTCGCTGTAAAAGGTGAGGGATCATTTTTGTATGGAGAGGATGGTAAAAAATACCTCGACCTAACAAGTGGTATTGCCGTAAACCAGCTAGGGCACTGTCATCCAGAAGTGGTTGAGGCAATCGCAAAACAAGCAGCTTCATGCATTCACACAAGTTGCGTAGTTCATTATCCTGCCAATATTGATCTTGCCGAAAAAATAGCAAGCATAACTCCAGGTGATCTCAACAATACTTTCTTCTGTAACAGCGGAGCAGAGGCAGTTGATGGTTCAATCAAGTTTGCCAAAAAACTCAAACCAGGCAGAACCAATTTTATTGCATTCAAGGGTGCCTTTCACGGACGTTCTCTTGGTGCAACTGCATTTACTAGCTCGAAGTCAGCATACCGCAAGTTTTATGATCCACTAATTCCAGGAATTCATCATCTCAGTTTCCCTAATATTTATGAAGCTAAAACTCAAGAAGCCAGAGACAAGTTGGTAGAACACCATGAGAAAATCTTCTTGAACTATTTTGATACAGTAGTTCACCCTGAATCTGTTGCAGCAATTATAATTGAACCGATGCAGGGAGAAGGTGGATATATTCCGGCTCCTGGTTTAGATGGCAGTAAGAACTATCTTCAATTTCTTAGAGATTTTTGTGACAAACATGAAATACTTTTGATATTTGATGAAGTACAATCTGGGATTGCTAGAACTGGTAAATGGTTTGCCTCAAATCATTATGGAGTAGTTCCTGATGTTCAATTAATGGCAAAAGGTCTCTCAGGCGGGCTTCCACTAGGAGCATTCTCAAGTCGTAAAGAACTAATGTATGAAATGCCACCTGGTTCACATGGTACTACTTTTGGTGGTAACCCTATTTCATGTAGAGCGGCTTTGAAATTATTAGAAATTATCGAACGCGATAAAATAATGGACAATGTAAACGCAAGATCAGAGCAAGTGTTTAAGTTCTTTGAATCGAAGTTCCCTGGCTCGGACAGTCGCAAGCCTCGTGAAGACCTTAATGACAAAATCAAAGTTAGAGGTTTAGGTTTGATGATTGCATTAGTTTTCCCTGATACTGCAACAGTTACTAAAGTCAAAAACTTTGCCTATGACAAAGGCGTACTCTTGCTTGGTTGCGGTACTTATGGCAATATAATTCGCTTAGCACCAGATCTAACAATTACAGCAGAGAACCTACAACAAGGTCTTGATATAATTGCTGAAGCAATTGCACAATAATCATGAACAAAATAATTAACTATAATCCAGCAAATATCAAAGAGATAGTTTCTGAACACGAGGTTTCAACCAGTCAAGAGCTTGATGCGATGCTCGCCAAATCAACTGAGGCATTCAAGTCTTGGTCAAAGATGCCAGCTCCAAAGCGCGCACAGTACTTAATGAAAGCTAACAAAATATTTACCGAACGTAAAGAAGAACTAGCAACTATTCTGCATCGTGAAAACGGTAAACCACTTGAAGAAGCCCTTGGTGAGATTCAAGAGATCATAGATGTCTTTGATTTTTTCAATGGAGAAGGTAGAGCCATCTATGGCATGACTGGTCAGTCAGAGATGCCTGACAAGGCGATAATGACCATTCGCCAACCTATTGGGCCGGCTGTTTTCATTACTGCATGGAATTTTCCAGCAGCAGTACCATCATGGAAAGCAGCTCCAGCATTGATTGCCGGCAATACTTTTATACTCAAACCTTCCGAGCTTGCTCCTCTATCAGGCAAATTATTTGTTGACGTTCTTAATGAAGCAGGACTTCCAGAAGGCGTTGCTCAAGTTGCAATGGGTGCTGGTGAAGTTGGTGAATACCTAGCCAAGTCAGATCAAACTAAAATAGTTAGCATCACTGGATCAGTTGCTGTTGGCAGACACGTTGCAGGAATTGCAGCAGCTGGTTTCAAAAAATGTGCACTTGAACTTGGTGGCAAAAACAGTACTATCGTACTTGCTGACGCTAATCAAGAACTTGTAACAGACGGTGTTCTCTGGGGAGCCTATGGCACTAGCGGGCAACGTTGCACAAGCACCAGTAGATTAATTATCGACAAAACAATCTCAGAACCTATAATACAAAAACTACAAACACAAGCAGCCAAGTTTTATGACAAAACTAAAAAACAATCAGCAATTAACTACGCTCCGATTATTAGTCTCAAACAATTAAACAAAATACATGGCATGGTTCAAGCAGCACTAGCTGAAGGAGCCGAATTGGTTTGTGGTGGAGAGATTCTTGACGATGGTTCTCATCAAGGCTATTTCTACGCACCAACAATCCTCAAAACCAAACATGGTATGAAGATCACCAAAGAAGAAGTTTTTGGTCCGGTACTTGCGGTAATCGAAATTGATTCAACTAATAAAACGCAAGAAGAGATTCTAGAAGAAGCTTTGGCAATATCAAATGATGTTGATTATGGTCTTTCAAATTCAATCTACACCAAAGATATAAATCTCGGCATGAAAGCCGTTCATAGATTCGAGTCTGGCTTAGTCTATCTCAATGCACCAACGATTGGAGCAGAATGCGGCGGCGCTAGTTTATTTGGTGGCTGGAAAAATACCGGCAATGGTTCAAGAGAATCAGGAGTGGCTGCTTTTGAAACCTATACTCAATACAAAACTATTGCAATTGATTATTCTGATTCCTTACAACGTGCACAAATCGATTAAAAAGGGTTTTAATTAATAATAGACTTGTTTCGAAACAGGTCAAATATTAAATGACAAAACATTATGTTTTTTAAATTCAGACACGTGGTCTTTAGTAATCCCCAGGCTCTCAGCGATTGTACGCATAGCAACACCTGTCTCCTTGAGATCTCTTACTAAATTAAAAACATCAAAAACTGACCCTTGTTGAATCTCTTTAATCTCAGGCATATAAAGATCTTTGTAAGCGACGGAATTAACATCATCCAGTTCATTCAGTTCTCTTCCATTAAGCCCTTCAGGCAAATCTAGCTCCAAGCGCAATGCAACTGCTTGTTTGCGTGTCTTAAAATCATCAAGCACAGAAGCCACTGCGCTATTGCCTGGATAACGACCAGCATATGCTTTGAGTTGAT
This region includes:
- a CDS encoding DUF433 domain-containing protein, with the protein product MDLKKIAENRIVIDQNVCSGKARIKGTRITVADLLLSFAEGMSQTDILRSNRGLQIEDVQAALAYVFCISEGIQLNIGSAFDTGKQELENKEQELVVKEEDKFTEALALQAAIQEDLTKEKIAEVKAKKAKKTKQPIQIDKQPAPKERAYDLLIDISGEPKTKIFTIADHIEQGLDMSLDNYVFEKRADAKTWLCYSTNDNIEIDQTMRRNLMVTYSHNGLIKKAIFEGYLTTDRQHKIFMQRDGDLTCGRAL
- the nuoK gene encoding NADH-quinone oxidoreductase subunit NuoK is translated as MEIGLNHYLILSALLFSIGVYGLITRNNAFRVLMSIEVILNAININFVAFAHYIDPIMVKGQVFSLFVMAIAAAEAAIGLALLLLIYRNRVNIRMDSFATMKW
- a CDS encoding NADH-quinone oxidoreductase subunit J, which codes for MDLLAQFSHIPFYILAAAAVICSLGMIFLDNLVRAGFLLIGAFSAIAGIYFLLNANFVAVSQILIYAVGIVLVIIFAVMLCNLKQKPSDVDDTEDKVELNTRNILALIVSTGLFTLMVKVITSQDWDTISKLTGAKDNLADIDEVTGLYTARIGQLMLSNYIVAFELISVLLLIVLVGAIILSKKELETKEAA
- a CDS encoding aminotransferase class III-fold pyridoxal phosphate-dependent enzyme, whose amino-acid sequence is MSDTLKRDAEYLSPALGRAFDLVAVKGEGSFLYGEDGKKYLDLTSGIAVNQLGHCHPEVVEAIAKQAASCIHTSCVVHYPANIDLAEKIASITPGDLNNTFFCNSGAEAVDGSIKFAKKLKPGRTNFIAFKGAFHGRSLGATAFTSSKSAYRKFYDPLIPGIHHLSFPNIYEAKTQEARDKLVEHHEKIFLNYFDTVVHPESVAAIIIEPMQGEGGYIPAPGLDGSKNYLQFLRDFCDKHEILLIFDEVQSGIARTGKWFASNHYGVVPDVQLMAKGLSGGLPLGAFSSRKELMYEMPPGSHGTTFGGNPISCRAALKLLEIIERDKIMDNVNARSEQVFKFFESKFPGSDSRKPREDLNDKIKVRGLGLMIALVFPDTATVTKVKNFAYDKGVLLLGCGTYGNIIRLAPDLTITAENLQQGLDIIAEAIAQ
- a CDS encoding aldehyde dehydrogenase family protein, coding for MNKIINYNPANIKEIVSEHEVSTSQELDAMLAKSTEAFKSWSKMPAPKRAQYLMKANKIFTERKEELATILHRENGKPLEEALGEIQEIIDVFDFFNGEGRAIYGMTGQSEMPDKAIMTIRQPIGPAVFITAWNFPAAVPSWKAAPALIAGNTFILKPSELAPLSGKLFVDVLNEAGLPEGVAQVAMGAGEVGEYLAKSDQTKIVSITGSVAVGRHVAGIAAAGFKKCALELGGKNSTIVLADANQELVTDGVLWGAYGTSGQRCTSTSRLIIDKTISEPIIQKLQTQAAKFYDKTKKQSAINYAPIISLKQLNKIHGMVQAALAEGAELVCGGEILDDGSHQGYFYAPTILKTKHGMKITKEEVFGPVLAVIEIDSTNKTQEEILEEALAISNDVDYGLSNSIYTKDINLGMKAVHRFESGLVYLNAPTIGAECGGASLFGGWKNTGNGSRESGVAAFETYTQYKTIAIDYSDSLQRAQID